From Bacteroidales bacterium, one genomic window encodes:
- a CDS encoding peptidase M14, translating to MKKWYSFLIICILSVNCLSAQSSSQTVLTGIDYFIPQGNYRFNSNIPTPKSVLGFEIGEQYVDWNDVLKYMYDLKSVSDRVSIREYGRTFQHRPFIQVIITSAENQKKLEQIREEHLSITDVSLSNKLDIKEMPVIVNLMGSIHGNEPSGVNASLIAAYFFTAAESEEVTNLLKKTILIITPGQNPDGINRFASWVNSSRSFTESADLNSREFNEAWPSSRTNHYWADSNRDWLMLQYPEGINAVKMYMSWMPNVVGDFHEQGGNGKGYYFSPGHPLRTNSLTPEKNQKLTSEITKHIAAAFDKIGVLYYSKEGYDDFYYGKGAAYGDMQGSVAFLCEQVATKGFLRPTAFGNASFASTVRNQSVSMITTVFASFSMKDTLLDYQRKFYVNSSRQAAADKIKGYVFNSRGNKGIEYHFLETLQRHGIEVYKLKDDLTVGKQKYSSSDSYIVPTAQKYYFKVRTLFENVSDFRDSTFYDISTWTFPHAYNLEYSPVTVPVLNLLGEKADKLEFPKGKVIGGKSTYAYLFDNKEYYTPKLVASLLKDGILVRVCGKPITFADSSKTLKFSYGTFIVPVSYQNITSEDLYKKISAYAAECGVTVHSMNSGLMSDLDLGSPSIKNVRVPKIAMLVGQGMGVEESGEIWHMLDQRFKIPMTLMDLKSISTADLSQYNVLVFSGGVPAQKFSEADIANLKEWVAKGGEAIFLGKAIDIARDAKISDIEVVSKDEKPGAISGVILNCKLDKTSVLGWGYSGQNVAVMKNGTRVYGVKDEKAKVPMSYLKDSFLSGCISQKDIIRLGGTPAIITEPYKKGQIVFFADDVNFRSYWFGASKIFMNAVLFGELL from the coding sequence ATGAAAAAATGGTATTCTTTTCTGATTATCTGTATTTTATCTGTTAATTGCCTGTCAGCGCAATCTTCAAGTCAAACCGTGTTAACCGGAATTGATTATTTTATTCCGCAGGGTAATTACCGGTTTAATTCTAACATACCAACCCCAAAATCTGTATTGGGTTTTGAAATTGGAGAGCAATATGTCGACTGGAATGATGTCCTAAAATACATGTATGATCTTAAGAGCGTTTCTGATAGAGTTTCTATAAGAGAGTATGGAAGAACCTTTCAACATCGTCCTTTTATCCAAGTGATAATTACATCTGCAGAGAATCAAAAAAAATTGGAACAAATTAGAGAAGAACATTTATCCATTACAGATGTGTCACTTTCTAATAAGTTGGATATTAAAGAGATGCCTGTTATTGTCAACTTGATGGGATCCATTCACGGCAATGAGCCGTCCGGTGTGAATGCTTCTTTAATTGCTGCCTATTTTTTTACAGCCGCAGAGAGTGAAGAGGTTACTAATCTTCTTAAAAAGACAATATTGATTATTACACCTGGACAAAATCCTGATGGAATTAACCGGTTTGCAAGTTGGGTGAATTCTAGCAGGAGCTTTACGGAGAGTGCAGATTTAAATTCCAGAGAATTTAATGAAGCCTGGCCAAGCAGCCGCACAAATCATTATTGGGCGGACAGCAACAGGGATTGGCTTATGTTGCAATATCCTGAGGGCATAAATGCTGTGAAAATGTATATGAGCTGGATGCCAAATGTTGTTGGGGATTTTCATGAGCAAGGCGGGAACGGGAAAGGGTACTATTTTAGCCCAGGACATCCTTTGAGAACAAACTCTTTGACTCCGGAAAAGAATCAAAAACTCACATCTGAAATTACAAAACATATAGCGGCCGCTTTTGACAAAATTGGTGTATTATACTACTCCAAAGAGGGTTATGATGATTTTTATTACGGAAAGGGTGCCGCTTATGGAGATATGCAAGGGAGTGTTGCATTCCTTTGTGAACAAGTTGCCACAAAGGGATTTTTAAGACCTACGGCTTTTGGCAATGCCTCTTTTGCAAGCACGGTGCGCAATCAGTCTGTATCAATGATTACTACCGTATTTGCATCTTTTTCAATGAAGGATACGCTGCTTGACTATCAGCGTAAGTTCTATGTTAATTCAAGCAGGCAGGCAGCAGCAGATAAAATTAAAGGCTATGTTTTTAATTCCAGGGGCAACAAAGGCATTGAATATCATTTTCTTGAGACTTTGCAAAGGCATGGAATAGAAGTATATAAGTTAAAGGATGATTTAACTGTCGGGAAGCAAAAATATTCATCTTCAGACTCTTATATTGTTCCAACTGCCCAAAAATATTATTTTAAAGTCAGGACGCTGTTTGAAAATGTTTCAGATTTTCGCGACAGTACTTTTTACGATATTTCCACATGGACATTTCCTCATGCTTATAATTTGGAATATTCTCCGGTAACTGTACCTGTTTTAAATTTGCTTGGTGAGAAGGCAGACAAATTGGAATTCCCAAAGGGGAAAGTTATCGGAGGGAAGAGTACTTATGCGTATTTATTTGATAATAAGGAGTATTACACACCTAAATTAGTTGCCTCTTTGTTAAAAGACGGTATACTTGTGCGGGTGTGCGGCAAGCCTATAACATTTGCTGACAGCAGCAAGACGTTAAAATTCAGTTATGGAACTTTTATAGTGCCTGTTTCATATCAGAATATTACCTCTGAAGATTTGTATAAGAAAATCTCAGCTTATGCAGCGGAATGTGGCGTTACCGTGCACTCTATGAATAGCGGTCTTATGTCTGATTTAGATCTTGGCAGTCCCTCAATAAAAAATGTAAGAGTTCCAAAGATTGCAATGTTAGTAGGACAGGGAATGGGGGTAGAAGAATCGGGAGAGATATGGCATATGTTGGATCAAAGATTTAAGATTCCGATGACTTTAATGGATTTAAAGTCTATCTCTACGGCAGATTTGAGCCAATACAATGTACTTGTTTTTTCCGGTGGCGTTCCTGCTCAAAAATTTTCAGAAGCTGATATAGCAAATTTGAAAGAATGGGTTGCCAAGGGAGGGGAGGCTATCTTCCTGGGTAAGGCAATTGATATTGCCAGAGACGCAAAAATATCTGATATAGAGGTGGTTTCTAAAGATGAAAAACCTGGAGCAATATCAGGCGTTATACTAAATTGCAAGCTGGATAAAACCTCAGTGCTTGGATGGGGTTATTCTGGGCAAAACGTTGCTGTAATGAAAAATGGAACTAGGGTATATGGAGTAAAAGATGAAAAAGCAAAAGTTCCAATGTCTTATTTAAAAGATTCATTTTTATCTGGATGTATATCCCAAAAAGATATTATAAGACTGGGCGGAACTCCTGCAATTATTACGGAACCTTATAAAAAGGGACAAATTGTATTTTTTGCAGATGATGTAAATTTCCGGTCATATTGGTTTGGGGCATCCAAAATATTTATGAATGCAGTGTTATTTGGTGAATTGTTATGA
- a CDS encoding RagB/SusD family nutrient uptake outer membrane protein → MKKLIILTVISSIFVLSSCSKDFLDTQSTSSVDQTQIFATTENAMSAINGIHRLMYKQGTSAPQCGYATYMLWMEMMGEDLVYTKGNAQWQSQAKWSLHRNTASTLNRYLYGYFYDIICNANLIVENIDNAQGTDMEKNYIKGQALTYRAFAHFCLVQLYAERYYPGKQNTQDGIVLRLSTSLEPKARSTVEETYDAINKDLDDAIELLKTVTTKRANITHIDVNVARAIKARVLLTQGRWLDAAEMAKLVVDNSGAKLLSTMYDFKQGRMCTANEEWIWGKIGQPTLETGTLTNFFSYISNTNVSYNKNTPRAIYNLLYNRISSTDVRKALWLPDAPTMSKSSIAYPPSGNIFKWMSQKFIVDYTDNKSASYSGALYTADLAYIRVAEMILIEAEGYARAGGNDDKAADALYVLAKNRDPQYVRSSNTGASLIDEIMFQRRIELWGEGFRFTDLKRLNMNLDRGPAPRAGYNQGGSANGWKNGKNPTKLDPLASNYNMYDDQGLGEENRYRDASSLEWQFVIPQAEIDYNPLCNQNPI, encoded by the coding sequence ATGAAAAAATTAATAATACTTACGGTGATAAGTTCAATATTTGTGCTGTCATCTTGTAGTAAAGATTTTTTGGATACACAATCAACTTCCTCTGTGGATCAGACTCAAATCTTTGCAACTACGGAAAACGCAATGTCTGCCATTAATGGAATTCACAGACTTATGTATAAACAGGGAACATCCGCACCTCAGTGCGGTTACGCAACCTACATGCTATGGATGGAAATGATGGGAGAGGATTTGGTTTATACTAAAGGTAATGCACAATGGCAGTCTCAGGCAAAGTGGTCATTGCATAGGAATACGGCTTCTACTTTAAACAGGTATCTGTACGGTTATTTTTATGATATTATTTGTAACGCTAATCTTATTGTAGAAAACATAGATAATGCTCAGGGAACTGATATGGAAAAGAATTATATAAAAGGGCAAGCCTTGACTTACAGAGCCTTTGCGCATTTCTGTCTTGTGCAGTTGTATGCGGAAAGATATTATCCGGGGAAGCAAAATACTCAGGATGGAATTGTTCTAAGATTGAGCACCAGCCTTGAGCCTAAAGCGCGTTCAACAGTAGAAGAGACATATGATGCAATCAATAAAGACCTTGATGATGCTATTGAACTTTTAAAAACGGTCACTACAAAAAGAGCAAATATTACCCACATTGATGTTAATGTCGCAAGGGCAATTAAGGCCAGGGTATTGTTGACGCAAGGACGCTGGCTGGATGCAGCTGAGATGGCAAAGCTTGTTGTTGATAATTCAGGGGCAAAATTGCTCTCAACCATGTATGATTTTAAGCAGGGCAGAATGTGTACGGCAAATGAAGAATGGATTTGGGGAAAGATAGGTCAGCCCACATTGGAAACTGGAACACTAACTAATTTTTTCAGTTATATATCCAACACTAATGTCTCATATAACAAAAATACTCCTAGAGCTATTTATAATCTCCTATATAACAGAATTAGTTCTACGGATGTGCGTAAAGCATTATGGCTTCCGGATGCGCCAACCATGTCAAAATCTAGTATTGCATATCCTCCTTCCGGAAATATTTTTAAATGGATGAGCCAAAAATTTATTGTGGATTATACTGACAATAAATCAGCTTCTTACAGCGGCGCATTATATACTGCGGACCTGGCATACATTAGGGTAGCGGAGATGATACTTATTGAGGCTGAGGGTTATGCGCGTGCAGGCGGTAATGATGATAAGGCGGCAGATGCTTTATATGTACTTGCAAAAAATAGAGATCCGCAATATGTACGTTCATCAAATACAGGTGCTTCTTTGATTGATGAGATAATGTTCCAAAGAAGGATTGAGCTTTGGGGAGAGGGCTTTAGATTTACTGATTTGAAGAGATTAAATATGAACTTGGATCGCGGACCCGCTCCAAGGGCAGGATATAATCAGGGAGGCAGTGCAAATGGGTGGAAAAATGGTAAAAATCCTACTAAGCTAGATCCTTTAGCTTCCAATTATAATATGTACGATGACCAGGGATTAGGTGAGGAGAACAGGTATAGGGATGCAAGCAGTTTGGAATGGCAATTTGTTATCCCTCAGGCAGAGATTGATTATAATCCTTTGTGCAATCAAAATCCTATTTAA
- a CDS encoding TonB-dependent receptor, with protein sequence MKKEHFSKIIVGFVILQIACLVTAFPLHAQRVDIHENGTTIKEVLKEITKQTGYNFIYSDLLTELNKKIDFSYRSDNEPIDKILNKLFDGTGILYSVKEKQIVLQTKALKAPKLINVRGVIKSAEGGEPLGFVVVFSKSTHVNTASDAQGNYFIKVPDDAVLVYNLMGYEPIEIKVGNRSVINVILQPAKTVLDEVMVVAYGTVKKASFTGSAATVGKDKFNDRPLTEISQALTGTTAGLQIETSNGQPGSTPNIRIRGIGSFNASNDPLVVLDGMPYDNSLTSINPNDIESITVLKDASSAALYGARAANGVLLVTTKKGKFGATRISVKYNLGLTTRQTKDYKTVGMKDYMKLYWESERNSLMYSGATLEEANAKAGAALLAGMSYNVFDMGADQLFVNNSGELNPKAKLLWGDDLNWKDAIERVGVRHDVAVSLSGANEKTDYYASVGYTDDNGYIVGSLLRRYSSEANMNTQIKKWLKVGANLNASITNSEGNQNESSGNNSNPFRFLRYVGNIFPIHLHNPNTGEYIYDDNGNKLYDFGVGYTMADGTVIPKRDYVSGNNPAIELKNIYDGYRRNTINAKTYVEVKFLKDFKFSVNVGVGENMYRGWNGTYVYKEKGNAGTSYKSNSNTTTWTANQILSYAKEIGKHHFDLMAGHESYDFKYSNQSSSMKSQIIKGSNFEFKNFAEINGIPTSYEDNYDVEGYLSRANYDYDNKYFASASYRRDGSSRFYKSVRWGNFWSVGGGWRIDREAFMKDVKFVDMLKLRVSYGVVGNDDLESYYPWRATYYPYPNGSEPGFLQSSLGNKDLSWEVSHNFDVAVEFSLFSSRLNGSLEFFNRVSSNLLFEVPQPLSAGVDSKSINAGTMYNRGLEITLDGDIYKTKDFRWSANFNATYIVNKISKLPIDPYKSSMYRIEKGHSRYEFWLRQWRGVNPQTGYNLFVADVDNPAFVWDPNELVDFHGVKCTENVEHAKFDWSGTATPKITGGFGSAINWRNFSFSFNFYYQLGGKYYDSTYGSLMSVGTSSLSYQKLHKDLLKRWSSVGDITNVARLSNGTDSKNIDATTSSRWLVSSNMLELTNLSLSYSVPGKFLKKLEIASAKLYFSADNPFLFTKRRGMFPRRNLLSGYDGNADIYLPSKTFSFGINIDF encoded by the coding sequence ATGAAAAAAGAACATTTCTCTAAAATTATTGTGGGATTTGTAATCCTGCAGATTGCGTGTCTTGTTACAGCTTTTCCTTTGCATGCACAAAGGGTTGACATTCATGAGAATGGAACGACAATCAAAGAAGTGCTTAAGGAAATTACTAAACAGACCGGTTATAATTTTATCTATTCTGATTTGCTAACTGAGCTTAATAAGAAAATTGATTTTTCTTATAGATCGGATAATGAACCTATAGATAAAATATTGAACAAACTTTTTGATGGAACAGGAATTCTTTATTCTGTCAAAGAAAAACAAATTGTCTTACAAACAAAGGCTTTGAAAGCTCCCAAGCTTATTAATGTACGAGGAGTTATTAAGTCTGCCGAGGGGGGCGAGCCGCTTGGTTTTGTAGTGGTTTTTTCCAAATCTACTCATGTTAACACGGCATCAGATGCGCAAGGCAATTATTTTATTAAAGTTCCTGATGATGCAGTATTGGTTTATAATTTAATGGGTTATGAGCCAATAGAAATTAAAGTTGGGAATCGTTCTGTAATTAACGTGATTCTCCAGCCAGCCAAAACTGTCTTGGATGAGGTAATGGTGGTAGCGTATGGGACAGTTAAGAAAGCCTCGTTTACTGGGTCCGCTGCAACCGTGGGGAAAGATAAATTTAACGACAGACCTTTGACAGAAATTTCACAAGCTCTTACTGGCACGACTGCCGGTTTGCAGATAGAGACCTCTAACGGACAGCCTGGTTCTACCCCGAATATTAGAATAAGGGGAATTGGTTCTTTTAATGCAAGCAATGATCCTCTTGTAGTATTGGACGGCATGCCTTACGATAATTCACTGACAAGTATTAATCCTAATGATATTGAGAGTATCACCGTACTTAAAGATGCTTCATCCGCAGCTCTTTACGGCGCACGCGCAGCAAATGGAGTTTTGCTGGTCACAACCAAGAAAGGTAAATTCGGCGCGACAAGAATTAGTGTAAAGTACAATCTTGGTCTTACTACAAGACAGACAAAAGATTATAAGACAGTTGGCATGAAAGATTATATGAAATTGTATTGGGAGAGTGAGCGTAATAGTCTGATGTACAGCGGGGCCACATTGGAAGAGGCTAATGCCAAGGCAGGTGCTGCATTGCTGGCCGGCATGTCTTACAATGTGTTTGACATGGGCGCAGACCAATTATTTGTTAATAATTCCGGGGAACTAAATCCTAAAGCAAAATTATTGTGGGGAGATGATTTAAATTGGAAGGATGCTATTGAAAGGGTCGGAGTTCGTCATGATGTTGCTGTCTCTCTTTCCGGGGCAAATGAAAAAACAGATTATTACGCATCTGTCGGATACACAGATGATAATGGGTATATAGTTGGTTCTTTGCTAAGAAGATATTCATCTGAGGCTAACATGAATACTCAAATAAAAAAGTGGCTTAAGGTTGGGGCAAATCTAAATGCTTCTATTACAAATTCAGAAGGGAATCAAAATGAATCCAGCGGCAATAATTCAAATCCTTTTAGATTTTTGAGGTATGTAGGCAATATATTCCCGATACACTTGCACAATCCAAATACCGGAGAATATATCTATGATGATAATGGGAACAAGTTGTATGATTTTGGCGTAGGCTATACAATGGCTGACGGTACGGTGATTCCAAAAAGAGATTATGTTTCCGGTAATAATCCTGCAATTGAGTTAAAAAATATTTATGACGGATATAGAAGGAATACAATCAACGCTAAAACATATGTTGAAGTAAAATTCTTAAAAGATTTTAAGTTTTCTGTAAATGTTGGCGTGGGAGAGAATATGTACAGAGGCTGGAACGGAACTTATGTTTACAAAGAAAAAGGCAATGCCGGAACATCTTACAAGTCAAATTCAAATACTACGACGTGGACTGCAAATCAAATACTTTCTTATGCAAAGGAAATTGGCAAACATCACTTTGACTTAATGGCCGGGCATGAAAGTTATGATTTTAAGTATAGTAATCAGTCTTCTTCTATGAAGTCTCAGATTATTAAGGGTTCAAATTTTGAGTTTAAGAATTTTGCTGAAATCAACGGTATTCCTACTTCTTATGAGGATAATTATGATGTTGAGGGTTATCTATCAAGAGCTAACTATGATTATGATAATAAGTACTTTGCATCAGCTTCTTACAGGAGGGATGGTTCTTCTAGATTTTACAAGAGTGTGAGATGGGGGAATTTTTGGTCAGTAGGAGGAGGCTGGAGAATTGATAGGGAGGCGTTTATGAAGGATGTGAAATTTGTAGACATGCTTAAGCTGAGGGTATCATATGGCGTAGTCGGTAATGATGATTTGGAAAGTTATTATCCGTGGAGAGCAACATATTATCCATATCCAAATGGTTCTGAGCCGGGATTCCTTCAGTCTTCTCTAGGAAACAAAGACTTATCTTGGGAGGTTTCTCATAATTTTGATGTTGCAGTAGAATTTAGTCTGTTTTCTTCACGCCTAAATGGTTCTTTGGAATTTTTCAACAGAGTGTCCAGCAATCTTCTTTTTGAGGTGCCTCAGCCGCTTTCTGCAGGCGTTGATTCAAAGAGCATTAATGCTGGTACAATGTATAACAGGGGATTGGAGATTACGTTAGACGGGGATATTTATAAAACTAAAGATTTCAGGTGGTCCGCCAACTTTAATGCAACTTATATTGTAAACAAAATCAGCAAGCTGCCGATAGATCCTTATAAATCATCTATGTATAGGATAGAAAAAGGACATTCAAGATATGAATTCTGGTTGCGCCAGTGGAGAGGAGTTAATCCTCAAACAGGTTATAATCTGTTTGTTGCTGATGTTGACAATCCTGCCTTTGTTTGGGATCCAAATGAATTAGTGGATTTCCATGGGGTAAAGTGTACTGAAAATGTTGAACATGCAAAATTTGACTGGAGCGGTACGGCAACCCCTAAAATTACGGGTGGCTTTGGTTCTGCAATCAATTGGAGAAATTTCTCATTCTCATTTAATTTCTATTATCAGTTAGGAGGGAAATATTATGATAGTACATACGGGTCATTAATGTCTGTCGGGACATCATCCTTATCTTATCAAAAATTGCACAAGGACCTGCTAAAGCGTTGGTCATCTGTTGGCGATATCACAAACGTGGCAAGATTGTCAAATGGAACTGACTCAAAAAATATAGATGCAACAACATCTTCCAGGTGGCTTGTTTCTTCTAATATGTTAGAACTAACTAATTTATCGTTATCTTATTCTGTGCCCGGCAAGTTCCTTAAGAAGTTGGAAATTGCAAGTGCTAAGTTGTATTTTTCAGCGGATAATCCATTTTTGTTTACTAAACGCAGAGGTATGTTCCCTCGCAGAAATTTATTATCCGGATATGATGGAAATGCAGACATTTATTTGCCATCCAAGACATTTTCATTTGGAATTAACATAGATTTTTAA
- a CDS encoding FecR family protein, with translation MNKYLIYKYLKGEASKQEQDALMKWVSESAENEKFFTQQMNLWVAGTSPDTRAEEKGYDVIMNKIHDKEDHAAAVNKHKFIWYAAAAIIVLLGLNIIQLLFKDEKKPIGNDAKLSQLYSNVTPVNEVYTVKGTKAKIILPDSSVVWLNSDSKISYPNAFNAESRNIQFSGEAYFDVVHNPQRPMIIKTSKGYYYKVLGTKFNLKSYDNDQDVEITLYSGKVQIFDTDKNNNTMLTEMQPNKIMVLKKASVVSTSQVSEPNQNSQWKEGILDFNDTQMSEVIKMLERWHGVNFIVKDPQILNYRFTARFKSESIIQILDYIKMTTFIDYSVEGNTVTLKRR, from the coding sequence ATGAACAAATATTTAATATATAAATATTTAAAGGGAGAGGCCTCTAAGCAGGAGCAAGATGCCTTAATGAAATGGGTAAGCGAGAGTGCGGAAAATGAGAAATTTTTCACTCAGCAAATGAATTTATGGGTTGCCGGCACATCTCCTGATACAAGAGCAGAGGAGAAAGGGTATGACGTCATAATGAATAAGATACATGATAAGGAGGACCATGCGGCAGCGGTCAATAAGCATAAATTTATTTGGTATGCAGCCGCCGCAATTATTGTGTTGCTTGGTCTAAATATAATACAATTGCTGTTTAAAGATGAGAAGAAGCCAATCGGCAATGATGCTAAATTATCACAGTTGTATAGCAACGTGACTCCTGTTAATGAAGTTTACACGGTGAAGGGGACTAAGGCAAAAATCATTTTGCCTGATAGTTCTGTTGTGTGGTTAAATTCAGATTCTAAAATTAGTTATCCTAATGCTTTTAATGCCGAGAGCCGGAATATTCAGTTCTCCGGAGAGGCATACTTTGATGTCGTTCACAACCCACAGCGGCCAATGATTATAAAAACGAGCAAAGGGTATTATTATAAAGTTTTAGGAACAAAATTTAATCTAAAGAGTTATGATAATGATCAGGATGTTGAAATAACTCTTTATTCCGGGAAAGTGCAAATATTTGATACTGACAAGAATAACAATACCATGCTCACGGAAATGCAGCCAAATAAAATAATGGTATTAAAAAAAGCTAGTGTTGTTTCTACATCTCAAGTATCGGAGCCTAATCAGAATTCACAGTGGAAAGAGGGTATCTTGGATTTTAATGATACCCAAATGTCTGAAGTTATTAAAATGCTGGAAAGATGGCACGGCGTAAATTTCATTGTTAAAGACCCCCAAATTCTAAATTATAGATTTACAGCAAGATTTAAGTCAGAGTCCATAATCCAAATATTGGATTATATCAAGATGACGACTTTCATTGATTATTCCGTAGAAGGAAATACTGTTACATTAAAGAGAAGATAA